Genomic DNA from Deltaproteobacteria bacterium:
TAATTTAAAAATAGATAGCAAATTGAAAATAGATTAAAATTGATGCTCTCGTAAAAACTCGTCATTCCCGCGCAGGCGGGAATCCAGGCCACACATAACCAGTTAAAAACACTGGATTCCCGTTTTCACGGGAATGACGAAAATGGACGTTCGGCGACTTTTTACGAATCCATCAAAATTAATAATTTTAGCGATTAATTTATCAGAAAAATTCAGGAAATGGTAATGAGATAGGAAAAAAAATAAAAGGCTATTTGGGAAATAGAGCCTTTACGCGGGAAAAGTTTTCATTTGATGGGAAGTTTTTTCTCGGTCCTGGAAATCCCTTCAGTAAATTCGGCAACTTTTTTGGGTTCCATCGTGGATAACAAGGCCCCTGCTTTTTTGGTGTTCATTTTGAATATTATTTGAATAGCAAGGGACTTTTCGAGTCCGGCCAGTCTGATGGCCCCTTCTTCCGGAGGCATGGCTTCAAATGTTTTCACCAGATGCCCTATCCGTTCCGAGCGAAACTCTTCCAATTTCTTTATTCCCTCTTCGACCTGGCTCAGCAACTGGTTCAGCTTTTGTATCTTGGCATCGACCTCTTTTTCGATGTTCTTTATTCGTTCTTCTTCTTTTTTGAGCCGTCCCTCTTTCTCGGTCAACTCTTGGCGTTTCTGTTCAACAGATTTGGCTGAATCCTCCAGCCCATAGGCGGTCGAATGTATTGAGACCAGCAGCCCCATCCCCATTAATAAGACCAATCGCATCCAGTTCATTTTCGTGACCTTTTCACCAGGCTTAAATAATCCAGGGACTTTTGCTCCCCAAGGTCCCCTTCCCTTTTTTCCTGGAAAACCATTTTATTTTTAAATACTTCGAAGGCCTTCATTTTTTTATAGGCTTCCAGAAGGACGGCTTGTTTTTCATTTAACTCACGGTTGATACAGGCTATTTCTTTGTTTTTCCATTCGATCCTGGCAAGCAGAAAAGAAGAAATCCCATAGAGATAATCCACATCCTGTTGGTTAACAACCCATCGATTCTTAAGCCCTTCCTCAAAGCGACCGATGTTATCTTGAAGTTGATCGTCCAATTCTGTTAATCGGGTCTTTTCCTGGGTTAATCGGCTCTGGATTTGATGGCATTGTAACTCGATGACCTCCTTTTGGTGATCGAGCAATTCCCCGATTCTGGAAACCGTTTTAAGGCGTTGGCTCATGGATTTCCAGCCTAAATTTCTTCAGGGGTATCAAACAGGCAGTAAAGCCCTTGCAGACAATCGGAAAAATCTCTCTTTTCATCCATCTTCTGACGTAAGTAGGCCTTCATTTTTTCGATCATGGCAATGGCATAATCGACCTGCTGATTCGACCCTTCTTTGTACATCCCGAGATTGATCATGTCTTCGAGCTTTTTATAGCGGGCCAGAGTCTCCACAAATTTGCCGGCATATTCTTTATGCTTGGGATCGACGATGTCGGGCATTATTCGACTGATGGAATGGAGGACATCGATGGCCGGATAGTGGTTCTCCATGGCCAGATCCCTGGAAAGGACAATATGGCCGTCAAGGATGGCTCGGGCAGCATCCGTAACCGGCTCGGTCAGATCATCCCCTTCCACCAGGACGGTATATAAACCGGTGATGCTTCCCTTCCCCCCATCGTTACCTACCCTCTCCAGGAGTTTGGGAAGGAGGGCAAAAACCGAAGGCGTATATCCTTTGGTTGTGGGTGGTTCTCCAATGGCCAGTCCGACCTCCCGTTGGGCCATGGCTATCCGGGTTAAAGAGTCCATGAGGAGAAGGACGTCACGCCCCTGTTCTCTAAAATATTCGCCAATGGCCGTAGCCGTAAAAGCAGCCCGTACTTTGGCCAGAGGAGGTTGTTCCGCAGTTGAAACAACAACAATCGATCGCTCCAATCCTTTTTCCCCAAGGTCTTTTTCTATGAATTCCCTAACTTCTCTGCCCCGTTCTCCGATCAGGGCAATGACATTAAGGTCGGCTTCCGTATATTTGGAAATCATGCCGAGTAGAACACTTTTCCCTACCCCGCTTCCGGCCATAATCCCCACCCTTTGGCCTTTGCCGCAAGTCATCAACCCGTTGATGGCCCGGATCCCCAAATCAATCGGCTCGCAGATTCTTTGCCTTTGAAGCGGATTGGGGGGAGAAGAAAATAAAGGAAACTCTTTCCCCCGTATGGGTCCTTTCCCATCCAAAGGTTCCCCGTGCTCGTTAACAATCCGGCCGATCAATTCGTTTCCCACCCGGATGGAGACCTTCTCTCCAGCCGGGAAAACCCGACTTCCCGGTCGGAGGCCGGAAAGTTCACTGGAAGCCATAAGCAATGTCTTTCCATCTTGAAATCCAACTACTTCGGCTTCCAGAGGATTTCCGCGATCCCCATAAATCGTGCAGGCTTCCCCGACCTGAACCTTTAAACCCAAGGCCTTGATCAGAATCCCTGTAACTTCATTTATCCGACCGAAGACCCTTAACGGTTCGGATTGATTGACTGCTTCAAGATAAGGGTTTAAATCAGGCATTTCCTAAATGGTTCCTCAGCTCGTCGATAATATTTGAAAGTTGGAAGTCGAGGTCTGTCTGGATTTCCTCGGAGGGACTGCAGACAATTGCCCCGCCTTGCGGGACATTATTGTCGAGTTTAAAAATGAGGTCGGAAGATAATTCCAAAAATTCTGTTTTTTTCTCCATAAACAGATCATAGAGAGAACGGTTTAATTTGATCGCAATCGGATCGGTTCGGCTTATTTTATTGATCGCCTCCTTGACCATTTTCTCAATGATCTCCGGATGCAGGGAGAGTTCTTCTTTTAAAATTTTTCTGGCCATGGCTACGGCCAGTAAAACGACCTGGGGTTCCAGCTCAGACAACTGTTTTTCTTTTAAGCTATTAATTTTTTTAAATAAATTTTCAAGGTCGGTAATTAATAGGCCGGCTTTTTGTTTCCCCATTTCGTATCCGGCTTTTTCTCCGGAGGCATATCCTTTCTCAAAGGCCTGCCGTTCAATTTCTTCGGGATTGATCTTTACCGGATGGGCCTTTCCCGCCTTATCTTGGGAAAGGCCCTCCAAATAAGGCATGGAATAAGTGTCTACTGAACATTTCTTGATGACCTTGGTCCTAAACAATGAGTTCTTCCCCCCCCCGTCCGGCGATCATAATCTTTCCTTCGGTCTCCAGTTTACGGGCGATCTTGACGATGTTCTGTTGGGCCTTCTCCACTTCCGAAACCTTAGCAGGTCCTTTCAATTCCATTTCCTCCTTAAGGATTTGAGCCGCCCTCTGGGACATATTTTTTAAGATTTTTTCTTTTAAACTGCTGGAGGCCGTCTTCAAGGCCAGGGACAGATCTTCCGTTCGGATTTCCTTGAGAATCATTTGGATCCCCTTATCATCAACCTGGACCAGGTCGTCAAAAACAAACATCAATTGACGGATGGAATCAGCCAGTTTTTGATTTTCCTTTTCCATCTTTTCCAGGATCATCTGTTCAGTGGAGCGGTCGCTGTGATTTAAAATTTCAGCTACGGTCTTGATCCCTCCGATTTTCCGCCCTTTGGACTTTTTCATCTCCAGTTGCCCTTTTAACACCTCTTCCAGTTCGCTGATGGCGCTCTCGGGAATATTTTCAGTGGTGGCGATCCTTCGGGCCACATCGTCTTTCAAGTGATCCGGCATCAGGGACAAAACCTCCGCGGCCTGAGCGGAATCCAGTAAAGACAGGATCAGGGCCATGGTTTGAGGGTGTTCGGCTATCAGAAAATTAGCCAGAGTCTTGGGAGCCATCCACTTCAAGGCATCTAATGAAGTCTCCTTGGCGGCCAGCTCCAAAATCTTGCCGGCATTTTCCTCACCCAACCCCTTCTTCAAGACCTTTTTGACAAAATCGCCACCAGTAAGAGGCATGTCCCCGCTGTTTATTTTCCCGTTCACTTCCTGGATGATCTCATCCACATCCTGTTTTTTGATCGTTTTTAATCGGGTGATGCAGGTGCTGATCATGCCCACCTGATGTACTTCCAGATTTTTCATGATCTCGGCAGCGGCTTCCTCTCCGATAGATAATAAAAAAATGGCCGCTTTTTCAACACCGCTGTAAGCCACCGGTTATTCCTCCGTCCAACCTTTAATGAGAGAAGCGGCTTGATCCGGATTTTTCTTGGCCCAATCGCGGACATCCTCTTCCATGGTTAAGGCTTTGGGTTTAGGGGAATCCATCCTCCTTTCAATTTCGGCCACGGTTTGGGGAAGGGCTAAAGAGCGGCCCCTGGAATCAGGGGGGGATGGAACCAGCAATACTTTGGTCAACGGCTTCAGGATAAACAAGAAGATCAGAAGAAAGGCCAGCACCGGTCCGGCATATCTGGCCCCGGAAAGGAGGATGGGCCAATAATCCCTGGCGGGTTCAGGCAAATCTTCCATTGAGGCCACTTCAAAAGGCATGTTGACTACCCGGACCTCGTCACCCCTTTCCTGGGAAAAACCAATGGCCTTTTTAACCAGATCTTCATAGCGTTTGATCTCTTCTTCAGTCCTGGCCGTATATTTTTTTATTTTACTCCCTTGGGGAACCGCGTACGATCCATCGACCACCACGGCCACAGAAATTTTTTTCAATTCCTGGGACGGACTGATCACCCGGCTAACGGTTTTACTGAGTTCATAATTAACTACTTCGCTCTGTTTTTGAACAGATCCCCCGGAGGAAGCTGTTTGAGGGGGCTTTTTATTGGGAAGGTTGGATGTCGCTCCAGGGACCCCCCCGGAAAGGCCGGAGATCGATTTTTCCTGATTCTTTTGTTCGCTCCGGACCACCTGGCCGTTGGGGTCAAATTTTTCTTCGGTTTTTTCCGTTCGTGTAAAATCAAGGGTGGCAAAAACCTTGGCTTTGACCTTATCTCTGCCGGTGATCGGTTCCAGGATATGGACCACGTGTGACTCAAGTTCTTTTTCATAATTGCGTTGCAATTCCAATTGGTTATTACTAAGCTGCATAGTGTCGCCCTGGGTCGGACGGGTCAGCATGCCGCCCTGATTATCAATGACGGTTATTCCCTGAGGCATTAACCCTTCAACACTGCTGGAGATGAGATGCACAATCCCTTGTACCTGATTCTGTGATAAGGCCCTTCCCGGCCTCAACTTTACCATGACCGAGGCGCTGGGTTTGGATTCCCTTTCCATAAAAAGATTCTTTTCCGGTACGGCCAAATGGACCCGGCAGCTCTCTATTTCCGGAAGGGCTTGGATGGTCCGGGAAAGTTCCCCTTGTAAGGCTCTGCGATAATTGAGCTTCTGGACAAAGTCCGAGGTTCCGAAATTGGTTTTATCAAAAATTTCAAAGCCTATTCCCCCCCCCTGGGGCAGGCCTTGGGCGGCCAATTGAAGTCTGGCCTCATAAACTTTTTCAACCGGGACCAGAATTCCCCCCCCCGCGACCTGATAAGGCACCTTGAGTTCCTTTAATTTTTGTATAATCTGTCCGGAGTCTGCTTCACTGATATTGGAGAAAAGGATCTGGTAGTTAGACTTCTGCGACCAGGAGAAGACGAATATCAAGCTGGCCACCATTATTCCGATTAAAACCAAAAGGCTTATTTTCTTGTTTATCGGCCAATTGGTTATGGTCTCTATTAAATTTCCCACCTTTATCCCCTATTATCGAACTAAATTTGTAACCGCATCATCTCTTCATAGGCACTAATCAACTTGTTTCGGACTTCAATCATAAGCTGAAAGGATACATCGGCTTTTTCCATGGCAATGACCGCGCTGGAGATATCTCCGCCATTGGAAAGTTCCTGAATGGCTTTTTCGGCCTCATTTTGGACGGAATTAACCTTAGTGACCGCATCTTTTAAAACGGCCTCAAAACCTTCTCCCCCTTCTTTTGGGGTTGATTTCCCCTGGATGCCGTTGGGAACGGCAATAGAGGTAATCCCTGCGAGTTCATCCATTAGAATCTCCCTATTTCTAAGGCCTTAAGAAACATCGTCTTAGACATATTGAAAGTGGTTACATTGGCCTCATAGGCCCGAACCGCCATCATCATGTTGACCATTTCTTCCATGATATTGATATTCGGAACATTGACAAAACCCTCCTTATCCGCATCGGGATGACCGGGATCGTAAATTTTTTTGAATGGCTCCTGGCTATCGACTATCTGAACCAGTTTAACGCCTTCCAAAGTGGTAGGGTTCTCCGAATCGATTGGAAGGGTAGAAAAAACACATTCCTTTTTTTTGTACGGCCCTCCGGCTTCGGTCTGCGTGGAATTAATATTGGCCATGTTGGATGCAATGGTATTCATTCGGCCCCGTTGAGCATCCAGGGCCGAGGCGCTTACCTTAAATATGGCAAAGCTGTCCATAATCATCTCCCTTTTATGGCATTCTTAAACATCTGTAATTTTTTTGACAGCAGCTTGACCCCGGCCTCATATAAAAGAGAATTCTCGGTCATATGGGCTAATTCCATATCCAGGGCGACGTTGTTTCCATCCTCCCAGGAAGCCCGTTCCACCGCGGTCATCCCGCCGGTTTCTTTCAAATTGACAGGGCCTTGTTTATGCAGGGTGCTGGTTTTGGTTAAGCCGAGGGACGGGCCGAGAGAAGGGTTGTTCATGGAGTCTTTAAAGGAGACATCCTTGGCTTTATATCCCGGGGTATCGATATTGGCTATATTGGAGGCCAAGATCTTGTGTCGAAAAGCACTGGTTTTTATGATCTGTTCTAACACTTGAAATCCGAAATCCATGGTTGTTTTCCTTTAATTTGAAAAAAAGTTTCAATGCCAGACCAGGCGGGCATGAGGCTTTAATATATTTATATCAAAATTCATGCCATTTTTATATAGAACCGGTTTTGGGTTTTTGAAGCACACCACGGTTTATTCCTGTTAGGAAGCCGGAAAAAAATTCCCATATTCATGGAGTTTATTCCTGATAGTCCTGACGCTGACGCCAAGGATCCGGGCGGCCTTGGTCTTGTTGCCATTGACTTCTTTCAAAGTTTTCAGGATCATGTCTTTTTCAAAATCCTTAATTTTTCCTTGAGAAGGTAAACCCGGAGGGGACTTTTCTTCGATCATAAAATCCATCAGATCAATGAAATCATCCTTGCACAGGTGAACGGAACGGTGGACCGTATTTTGAAGCTCCCGGATATTTCCCCGCCAGGTCCGTCCGATTAAAAAATCCATGGCCTGAGGGGTAAACCCCTGGATATTTTTACCAAGGACCTTGGAAAACTCTTTCAAAAAGTGATGGCCCAATAAAGAAATATCTTCGGGGCGTTCCCGTAAAGGGGGGATTTGGATTGGAAAGACGTTGAGCCGGTAAAAGAGGTCCTCCCGGAATCGGCCGTCCAGAGATTCTTGGTATAAATCCCGGTTGGTGGTCGCTATCACCCGGATATCGATAGGAATGGACAGGTTTCCGCCCACCCGGTTTATTTCCCTTTCCTGCAAAACCCGTAACAATTTGGCCTGGAGATTCAGGGACATTTCCCCGATCTCATCCAGAAGGATGGTGCCGTTGTTGGCGAACTCGAATTTCCCTATTTTTTTCTCCGTGGCCCCGGTAAAGGCCCCCTTTTCATGGCCGAATAATTCGGACTCCATCAGACTGTCGGGGATGGCGGCACAATTGATGGCGACCAAAGGTTTTTTGTTCCGGCCGCTTTTTTTGTGGATGATCCCGGCCAGGAGTTCCTTCCCGGTCCCGCTCTCTCCATAAATTAAAACCGAGGTGTCACTCGGGGCCACTTCTTCGGCAATCTTCAAGACCCGCATCATTTTTGGATTATCGGTCAGCAAGGTTCTTTCCTGATGAAGCCTTTCCATAAGGGATCGTATTTTATTCATCAGGGTTTCAAAGGAAAAAGGCTTCAATAAATAATCCGAGGCCCCTTCCTTCATCACCTCTACGGCATCTTGAATGGTACCGAATCCTGTAATGACCAAAATAGGGATATTGCCGATCTTACGTCTAATCTCCTTTAACAAAGAAAGGCCGTCCATCCTGGGCATTTTCATGTCCGTGACGATCATGGAAAAATGGGTCTGATCCAATTTGTGCAGGGCCTCTTGTCCGTCACCCGCCAGAATGGCTTGAAAACCGACCCTTGATATGGCTTCTTTCAAGGCCGTCCGCATTTGATGATCGTCATCAACAACAAGAATTGGATTCATACCGGGTCTCTTTCCTTATCCATTTTTTTTCGCTAATCCTTTGGGTTATGAGAGCAAACCCTCACCAGGCGTATTGAATTTGGGAAAAATAAGTTGAAAACAGGCTCCTTCCCCTTCTTCACTTTGAACTTTGATGGTCCCGCCGTGGGCCTGCATAATATTGGCGGCTATGGACAGTCCCAATCCGGAGCCTTTCTCCTTCAAACTGAAAAAGGGGTCAAAAATCCTTTCCATAAATTCAGAGGGGATTCCCGGGCCATAATCTTTTATTTCAAGGACCGTCTCTTCCCCATTTCCTTTTTTAAGAAAAAGTTCAACGGCCCCTTCTTCCGGGGCGACCTCAACGGCATTCAAGAGGATATTTAAAAGCACTTGTTTAATGAGTTCCCGGTCACCCCAAAGCCGCCGATGTCCATTTAAATGTTTCCCTAATCGAATCCTTTTGATTTCGACCAAAGGCCGGAGCATAAAAAACAACTCCTCCAGGGTCTTTTCAAAATCAATCCAGTCAAAGCAAGGTTTTTGAGGGATGGCAAAATAGTGCATGTTGGTCAGGACATGATTCAGACTGGTAATCCCCTGGGATATGCCTTTGGCCAGTTCGGAATGAACCGAATGTTCCAGATCCCCGGCCAGCATAGAGGCATAGAGTTCCATACTGCAAAGCGGATTTCGT
This window encodes:
- a CDS encoding flagellar FliJ family protein, with the translated sequence MSQRLKTVSRIGELLDHQKEVIELQCHQIQSRLTQEKTRLTELDDQLQDNIGRFEEGLKNRWVVNQQDVDYLYGISSFLLARIEWKNKEIACINRELNEKQAVLLEAYKKMKAFEVFKNKMVFQEKREGDLGEQKSLDYLSLVKRSRK
- a CDS encoding FliI/YscN family ATPase, whose amino-acid sequence is MPDLNPYLEAVNQSEPLRVFGRINEVTGILIKALGLKVQVGEACTIYGDRGNPLEAEVVGFQDGKTLLMASSELSGLRPGSRVFPAGEKVSIRVGNELIGRIVNEHGEPLDGKGPIRGKEFPLFSSPPNPLQRQRICEPIDLGIRAINGLMTCGKGQRVGIMAGSGVGKSVLLGMISKYTEADLNVIALIGERGREVREFIEKDLGEKGLERSIVVVSTAEQPPLAKVRAAFTATAIGEYFREQGRDVLLLMDSLTRIAMAQREVGLAIGEPPTTKGYTPSVFALLPKLLERVGNDGGKGSITGLYTVLVEGDDLTEPVTDAARAILDGHIVLSRDLAMENHYPAIDVLHSISRIMPDIVDPKHKEYAGKFVETLARYKKLEDMINLGMYKEGSNQQVDYAIAMIEKMKAYLRQKMDEKRDFSDCLQGLYCLFDTPEEI
- the fliG gene encoding flagellar motor switch protein FliG; amino-acid sequence: MAYSGVEKAAIFLLSIGEEAAAEIMKNLEVHQVGMISTCITRLKTIKKQDVDEIIQEVNGKINSGDMPLTGGDFVKKVLKKGLGEENAGKILELAAKETSLDALKWMAPKTLANFLIAEHPQTMALILSLLDSAQAAEVLSLMPDHLKDDVARRIATTENIPESAISELEEVLKGQLEMKKSKGRKIGGIKTVAEILNHSDRSTEQMILEKMEKENQKLADSIRQLMFVFDDLVQVDDKGIQMILKEIRTEDLSLALKTASSSLKEKILKNMSQRAAQILKEEMELKGPAKVSEVEKAQQNIVKIARKLETEGKIMIAGRGGEELIV
- the fliF gene encoding flagellar M-ring protein FliF, giving the protein MGNLIETITNWPINKKISLLVLIGIMVASLIFVFSWSQKSNYQILFSNISEADSGQIIQKLKELKVPYQVAGGGILVPVEKVYEARLQLAAQGLPQGGGIGFEIFDKTNFGTSDFVQKLNYRRALQGELSRTIQALPEIESCRVHLAVPEKNLFMERESKPSASVMVKLRPGRALSQNQVQGIVHLISSSVEGLMPQGITVIDNQGGMLTRPTQGDTMQLSNNQLELQRNYEKELESHVVHILEPITGRDKVKAKVFATLDFTRTEKTEEKFDPNGQVVRSEQKNQEKSISGLSGGVPGATSNLPNKKPPQTASSGGSVQKQSEVVNYELSKTVSRVISPSQELKKISVAVVVDGSYAVPQGSKIKKYTARTEEEIKRYEDLVKKAIGFSQERGDEVRVVNMPFEVASMEDLPEPARDYWPILLSGARYAGPVLAFLLIFLFILKPLTKVLLVPSPPDSRGRSLALPQTVAEIERRMDSPKPKALTMEEDVRDWAKKNPDQAASLIKGWTEE
- the fliE gene encoding flagellar hook-basal body complex protein FliE codes for the protein MDELAGITSIAVPNGIQGKSTPKEGGEGFEAVLKDAVTKVNSVQNEAEKAIQELSNGGDISSAVIAMEKADVSFQLMIEVRNKLISAYEEMMRLQI
- the flgC gene encoding flagellar basal body rod protein FlgC encodes the protein MDSFAIFKVSASALDAQRGRMNTIASNMANINSTQTEAGGPYKKKECVFSTLPIDSENPTTLEGVKLVQIVDSQEPFKKIYDPGHPDADKEGFVNVPNINIMEEMVNMMMAVRAYEANVTTFNMSKTMFLKALEIGRF
- the flgB gene encoding flagellar basal body rod protein FlgB yields the protein MDFGFQVLEQIIKTSAFRHKILASNIANIDTPGYKAKDVSFKDSMNNPSLGPSLGLTKTSTLHKQGPVNLKETGGMTAVERASWEDGNNVALDMELAHMTENSLLYEAGVKLLSKKLQMFKNAIKGR
- a CDS encoding sigma-54-dependent Fis family transcriptional regulator, yielding MNPILVVDDDHQMRTALKEAISRVGFQAILAGDGQEALHKLDQTHFSMIVTDMKMPRMDGLSLLKEIRRKIGNIPILVITGFGTIQDAVEVMKEGASDYLLKPFSFETLMNKIRSLMERLHQERTLLTDNPKMMRVLKIAEEVAPSDTSVLIYGESGTGKELLAGIIHKKSGRNKKPLVAINCAAIPDSLMESELFGHEKGAFTGATEKKIGKFEFANNGTILLDEIGEMSLNLQAKLLRVLQEREINRVGGNLSIPIDIRVIATTNRDLYQESLDGRFREDLFYRLNVFPIQIPPLRERPEDISLLGHHFLKEFSKVLGKNIQGFTPQAMDFLIGRTWRGNIRELQNTVHRSVHLCKDDFIDLMDFMIEEKSPPGLPSQGKIKDFEKDMILKTLKEVNGNKTKAARILGVSVRTIRNKLHEYGNFFPAS
- a CDS encoding PAS domain S-box protein — protein: MIEASHLQTAFSDFTAASKSLEAYYQKLQEEVHYLTGVLEETNLQLSAALNRAEEAKDFLNGILQSLGEAIIVLDPRERVTMINRAAEEMLGMKSPGIIGRPFHDLDIVILEEGTTTFLVTNKKRCQVIFSRSPIKDSDGLVRGYAVLIKDISLLKELEIQKERNKRLIAMGEMAAKLVHEIRNPLCSMELYASMLAGDLEHSVHSELAKGISQGITSLNHVLTNMHYFAIPQKPCFDWIDFEKTLEELFFMLRPLVEIKRIRLGKHLNGHRRLWGDRELIKQVLLNILLNAVEVAPEEGAVELFLKKGNGEETVLEIKDYGPGIPSEFMERIFDPFFSLKEKGSGLGLSIAANIMQAHGGTIKVQSEEGEGACFQLIFPKFNTPGEGLLS